A section of the Streptococcus oriscaviae genome encodes:
- the nrdH gene encoding glutaredoxin-like protein NrdH, translating into MVTVYSKNNCVQCKMTKRFLEQHNVAFKEINLDEEPEYIQHVKDLGFSAAPVIETGTETFSGFQPAKLKNLVS; encoded by the coding sequence ATGGTAACCGTTTACTCAAAAAACAACTGTGTCCAATGCAAAATGACCAAGCGTTTCTTAGAACAACACAATGTTGCCTTTAAAGAAATCAACCTTGACGAAGAACCAGAATATATCCAACACGTTAAAGACCTTGGATTTTCAGCTGCTCCAGTTATCGAAACTGGAACCGAAACCTTCTCAGGTTTCCAACCAGCCAAATTAAAAAACCTTGTATCATAA
- the acnA gene encoding aconitate hydratase AcnA translates to MGNQYKNQLRLLNKEYAYFDIARACQDEGVSIYTLPYTIRILLESLIRKEDGVDVTKSHILNLISYQAQSPLGEVPFKPSRVILQDFTGVPVVVDLASMRDAVVKYGGNPELINPEIPVDLVIDHSVQVDYFGSSDALNKNIELEFERNMERYQFLKWAEQSFENYRAVPPATGIIHQVNIEFLSDVVIEKDGVLYPDSMFGTDSHTTMINGIGVLGWGVGGIEAEAAMLGEASYFPVPEVIGVRLTGSLPKVATATDLALKVTQVLRQENVVGKFVEFFGSGLESLSLADRATVSNMAPEYGATCGYFPIDQETLEYMRLTNRSDETIALTEAYAKANHLYYDKDRIPTYTKVVEIDLSDIGPSISGPKRPQDLIELAQAKNEFQASLVREVGVRGFGLGVDELQKTAQVTFSTGEETIQTGHVAIAAITSCTNTSNPYVLLAAGLLAKKAVERGLTVTKTVKTSLAPGSKVVTGYLRNSGLQTYLDTLGFNLVGYGCTTCIGNSGDLLPEVAEAIRKEDLLVSAVLSGNRNFEGRINPLVKANFLASPPLVVAYALAGTTNIDLTSQPLGKDTDGQPVYLADIMPDRAEVDAYIERFVTRDLFEEEYKQVFSDSEAWNEIATGQEKNYAWDEASTYIQNPPYFDALEEESAIKPLKGLAVLAKFGDSVTTDHISPAGNIARISPAAQYLMDKGIDYMDFNSYGSRRGNHEVMMRGTFANIRIKNELADGKIGGWSYYKGDILPIYEVAMRYKEAGIGSLVIAGKDYGMGSSRDWAAKGANLLGVKAVLAESFERIHRSNLVMMGVLPLQFMEGQTADSLGLTGFETYDIDLPHNPLVGQLVTVRAYSETGNKEFQAILRFDADADIRYYQNGGILPMVVRKKLGDLIC, encoded by the coding sequence ATGGGAAATCAATACAAAAACCAACTGCGTCTTTTAAATAAAGAATATGCCTATTTTGATATTGCCAGAGCTTGCCAAGATGAGGGAGTTTCTATTTATACACTTCCCTACACGATTCGGATTTTGCTTGAAAGTTTAATCCGGAAAGAAGATGGTGTTGATGTTACTAAATCTCACATTTTAAATCTAATTTCTTATCAAGCACAGTCTCCTCTCGGTGAGGTTCCCTTTAAACCTAGCCGGGTTATCTTACAGGATTTCACCGGAGTTCCGGTGGTGGTTGACTTGGCTTCTATGAGAGATGCGGTAGTCAAATACGGTGGGAATCCAGAGTTGATTAACCCTGAAATTCCTGTTGATCTGGTAATTGACCATAGCGTTCAAGTGGACTACTTCGGCAGCAGCGATGCCTTGAACAAAAATATTGAACTGGAATTTGAGCGCAATATGGAGCGCTATCAATTCCTTAAGTGGGCGGAGCAATCTTTTGAGAATTACCGAGCGGTTCCGCCTGCGACAGGGATTATTCATCAGGTGAATATCGAGTTTCTCAGTGATGTGGTGATTGAAAAGGATGGAGTGCTGTATCCGGATTCTATGTTTGGAACAGATAGCCATACTACGATGATCAATGGTATTGGCGTCTTAGGTTGGGGTGTCGGCGGAATCGAGGCTGAAGCGGCTATGTTAGGAGAAGCTTCGTATTTTCCGGTACCGGAAGTTATCGGTGTTCGGCTGACGGGGAGTTTGCCCAAGGTTGCTACTGCAACGGATTTAGCCCTCAAGGTCACTCAGGTCTTGCGTCAGGAAAATGTTGTCGGTAAGTTTGTGGAATTTTTTGGTTCAGGTTTGGAGTCCTTGAGTTTGGCGGATCGAGCAACGGTATCGAATATGGCGCCGGAATATGGCGCGACCTGTGGTTATTTTCCTATTGATCAGGAAACCTTGGAATATATGCGCCTGACCAACCGTTCGGATGAAACGATTGCCTTGACAGAGGCCTATGCAAAAGCCAATCACCTCTATTACGATAAGGATAGAATACCGACCTATACGAAGGTTGTTGAGATTGATCTGTCCGACATTGGGCCATCTATATCAGGTCCTAAGCGACCGCAAGATTTGATTGAACTGGCCCAAGCGAAAAATGAATTCCAAGCCAGTCTGGTTCGAGAAGTGGGAGTTCGCGGTTTTGGGCTAGGAGTCGACGAACTTCAAAAAACAGCGCAGGTGACCTTTTCGACAGGGGAAGAAACCATTCAAACAGGTCATGTAGCCATCGCTGCCATTACTTCCTGCACCAACACCTCAAACCCGTATGTTTTGCTAGCGGCTGGTCTGCTGGCTAAAAAAGCGGTTGAGAGAGGGTTGACAGTTACCAAAACGGTGAAAACCTCCCTTGCCCCAGGCTCTAAAGTGGTAACAGGCTATCTGCGAAATTCAGGTTTGCAGACTTATCTGGATACTCTAGGTTTCAACCTTGTTGGCTATGGTTGCACCACCTGCATAGGAAACTCTGGAGATTTGTTGCCAGAAGTAGCAGAAGCCATTCGCAAAGAAGATTTGCTGGTGTCGGCGGTCTTGTCTGGCAACCGAAACTTTGAAGGACGCATCAATCCGCTTGTGAAGGCCAATTTTCTAGCCAGCCCACCCTTGGTGGTAGCCTATGCGCTGGCTGGTACGACCAATATTGACTTGACCAGTCAACCTCTTGGTAAAGATACGGATGGCCAGCCGGTTTATCTAGCGGACATTATGCCTGACCGCGCAGAAGTGGACGCCTACATCGAGCGATTTGTAACCCGCGATCTTTTCGAGGAAGAGTACAAGCAGGTCTTCTCAGATAGTGAGGCCTGGAATGAGATTGCAACGGGACAGGAGAAAAATTACGCCTGGGATGAGGCATCCACCTATATTCAAAATCCACCCTACTTTGATGCTCTAGAAGAAGAATCTGCAATTAAACCATTGAAGGGGCTGGCGGTTCTTGCTAAGTTTGGTGATTCGGTGACAACCGACCATATTTCTCCGGCAGGGAACATTGCTCGGATTAGTCCTGCTGCTCAATACCTGATGGACAAAGGGATTGACTACATGGACTTCAATTCGTATGGTAGCCGTCGTGGCAATCACGAGGTAATGATGCGGGGAACATTTGCCAACATTCGTATAAAAAATGAATTGGCAGATGGTAAAATCGGGGGGTGGAGCTACTATAAAGGTGATATCCTCCCTATCTACGAGGTAGCTATGCGCTACAAAGAAGCTGGAATCGGTAGCCTAGTTATCGCAGGAAAAGACTATGGTATGGGCTCTAGCCGGGACTGGGCTGCCAAAGGAGCAAATCTTTTGGGGGTGAAAGCAGTGCTGGCAGAATCCTTTGAGCGGATTCATCGTTCCAATCTTGTGATGATGGGGGTTCTCCCGCTTCAGTTTATGGAAGGGCAGACGGCGGATAGTCTTGGTTTAACAGGTTTTGAAACCTATGACATTGACCTCCCTCACAATCCTCTAGTGGGACAGTTGGTCACAGTTAGAGCCTATTCTGAAACTGGAAACAAGGAGTTCCAAGCGATTCTGCGCTTTGATGCAGATGCGGATATTCGTTACTATCAGAACGGGGGAATCCTACCAATGGTTGTTAGGAAGAAATTAGGAGACTTAATATGTTAG